The following are encoded in a window of Candidatus Zixiibacteriota bacterium genomic DNA:
- the flgB gene encoding flagellar basal body rod protein FlgB, with the protein MMRGGLSMDNTIRTALLDKTNIKHLSKLADLSALKNKLIASNVANVETPGYQRKTFDFDRTLRKSMEEPKLRGVETHPKHIPLGDDQDRPPKIIHVKHSENSTGINSVDIDQEMSEMSQNQLIYQFGSKMLSRKFNGLTSAIRGE; encoded by the coding sequence GATAATACTATTAGAACAGCATTGCTCGACAAGACAAATATCAAGCATCTCTCAAAACTGGCCGATCTTTCGGCGCTGAAGAACAAACTGATCGCCTCGAATGTGGCCAATGTAGAAACACCCGGATATCAAAGGAAGACCTTTGATTTCGACCGCACACTGCGCAAATCAATGGAAGAGCCGAAATTGCGCGGAGTAGAAACACATCCGAAACACATCCCGCTCGGCGATGACCAGGATCGTCCGCCGAAGATCATCCATGTCAAGCATTCCGAAAATTCGACCGGAATCAACAGTGTGGATATCGATCAGGAGATGTCCGAGATGTCGCAAAACCAACTGATATATCAATTTGGGAGCAAGATGCTGAGCCGAAAGTTTAACGGACTGACATCTGCAATCAGGGGTGAATGA